One stretch of Chiroxiphia lanceolata isolate bChiLan1 chromosome 1, bChiLan1.pri, whole genome shotgun sequence DNA includes these proteins:
- the C1H18orf63 gene encoding uncharacterized protein C18orf63 homolog isoform X7 gives MNKTRHQSLFFVSLPELQKLCAATVTLSSQIPEAETRSTQIKTCRQLLFLYQEILSAPIIGTLNQISVVMAIPFYNSGICQAYVERQGATLEGPQTVTPAILQTCLSYTLTARLAPKWNKAGHLFVQGKDFLSHSGRQNAVVVDLNVSERQLCISVEACSIRLPPPELEDFDISENTVKLFDSNENTVIHQHSILSNWCYVLPSMKMGQIINISHIIPPESPFRSYKEFQVHWKSLEIKSKHMKLDGEMVCVVSLTQTPPRKPTLPKIPSPCSTENSHWMECLLKEPGTRSFSSSSEGAGEVRSEATEKSMNNKQGVLELPVAKSLGISVNSAFELPPPKVSKIIPIFKGKLMQMNGKATNQMNRKKRENAERPIKVMGVSSSVLTVHKSSITQVFKQDQNLSVKNPPDSSIFQVMKTKTHKKHGTPIFRWKTESGGQITNSDFSENSTSGGNSSEINHKKTNSSFFLKNVGPVLQKSNTNLSLNACESPISSARRGKKFASQNTLQVFQEQLQSEDVRSQICKLGNEITNSGLSLQQTKRSNKGVGLNIHESVFKDVVCIASSEENKASCHSKDYITKTTSHHSKANFEQMITGNKYLTCETLTSELTSSVKESNMEESVKKGCARRRQKEEGYSKLRTVKRSKRST, from the exons ATGAATAAAACCAGGCACCAGTCTCTGTTCTTTGTCAGTCTCCCAGAGCTGCAAAAACTCTGTGCTGCTACAGTAACACTGAGTTCTCAGATACCAGAAGCTGAGACGAGGAGTACACAGATAAAAACTTGCAG acAGTTATTATTCCTGTATCAAGAGATCCTTTCTGCACCTATTATTGGAACACTGAATCAAATTTCAGTTGTAATGGCG atACCATTTTACAACTCAGGAATATGTCAAGCCTATGTAGAGAGACAAGGAGCTACT CTGGAAGGACCGCAAACAGTTACTCCAGCCATCCTTCAAACCTGTCTCTCCTATACGCTTACAGCCAGACTTGCACCCAAATGGAACAAGGCTGGCCATCTCTTCGTGCAAG GAAAAGACTTTCTGTCTCATTCAGGAAGGCAAAATGCTGTTG ttgtAGACCTCAATGTGTCAGAGAGACAGCTTTGCATCAGTGTGGAGGCTTGCTCTATTCGTTTGCCACCCCCTGAG ctgGAAGATTTCgatatttcagaaaacactgtAAAGCTGTTTGACAGCaatgaaaatacagttattCACCAACATTCCATATTAAGTAACTGGTGCTATGTTTTGCCAAG CATGAAAATGGGTCAGATCATAAACATCAGCCATATAATTCCTCCAGAATCTCCTTTCCGTTCATATAAAGAATTTCAGGTGCACTGGAAGAGTTTG gaaataaaatctaAGCATATGAAATTGGATGGTGAAATGGTTTGTGTAGTATCTCTAACGCAGACTCCTCCAAGGAAACCGACTTTGCCTAAAATTCCTTCACCGTGCAGTACGGAAAACAGCCACTGGATGGAGTGTTTGCTCAAAGAGCCAGGAACACGCAGTTTTTCGAGTAGCAGCGAGGGCGCAGGAGAGGTTCGCAGTGAAGCAACAGAGAAATCAATGAATAATAAGCAAGGAGTACTGGAGTTACCAGTTGCGAAATCTTTAGGAATATCCGTAAACTCAGCCTTTGAACTCCCTCCTCCAAAAGTCAGCAAAATTATACcaattttcaaaggaaagctgATGCAAATGAACGGGAAGGCCACAAATCAAATGaataggaagaaaagggaaaatgctgAAAGGCCAATAAAAGTTATGGGTGTTTCATCTTCTGTGCTGACTGTGCACAAGTCCAGCATAACTCAGGTTTTCAAACAAGATCAAAATTTGTCAGTCAAAAATCCTCCTGACAGCAGCATATTTCAggtaatgaaaacaaaaacacacaaaaaacatgGTACACCCATATTTCGATGGAAAACAGAGTCTGGTGGACAAATTactaattctgatttttctgaaaactcaaCTTCAGGTGGGAATTCAAGTGAAATCAACCACAAAAAGacaaattcttctttctttcttaagaATGTTGGGCCAGTGCTTCAGAAATCCAACACCAATCTGAGTCTGAATGCATGTGAATCTCCTATTTCCAGTgcaagaagggggaaaaagtttGCAAGTCAAAATACCCTGCAAGTTTTTCAGGAACAACTCCAGTCAGAGGACGTGCGCTCGCAGATTTGTAAATTAGGCAATGAAATTACAAATTCCGGTTTATCACTGCAACAAACAAAGAGATCAAATAAAGGAGTGGGGTTAAATATTCATGAATCTGTCTTCAAAGATGTAGTTTGCATTGCCAgtagtgaagaaaataaagcatcaTGCCATTCTAAGGACTATATCACTAAGACAACCAGTCATCATTCCAAAGCTAATTTTGAACAG ATGATTACGGGGAACAAGTATCTGACATGTGAAACACTGACCTCAGAACTGACTTCATCAGTCAAGGAGAGCAATATGGAAGAATCTGTAAAGAAAGGTTGTGCCAGAAGAAGACAG AAAGAAGAAGGTTATTCAAAGTTAAGAACAGTCAAAAGAAGTAAGCGTTCTACTTAA
- the C1H18orf63 gene encoding uncharacterized protein C18orf63 homolog isoform X6: MNKTRHQSLFFVSLPELQKLCAATVTLSSQIPEAETRSTQIKTCRQLLFLYQEILSAPIIGTLNQISVVMAIPFYNSGICQAYVERQGATLEGPQTVTPAILQTCLSYTLTARLAPKWNKAGHLFVQGKDFLSHSGRQNAVVVDLNVSERQLCISVEACSIRLPPPELEDFDISENTVKLFDSNENTVIHQHSILSNWCYVLPSMKMGQIINISHIIPPESPFRSYKEFQVHWKSLYGYILPEDLEETKIYLSVYFKPIGERFFTYPLSCVRSQPVQYFPRTDAESVVNSFVSDMKSNLSQLCGFPVKMTSKALYGTQELSRALEIKSKHMKLDGEMVCVVSLTQTPPRKPTLPKIPSPCSTENSHWMECLLKEPGTRSFSSSSEGAGEVRSEATEKSMNNKQGVLELPVAKSLGISVNSAFELPPPKVSKIIPIFKGKLMQMNGKATNQMNRKKRENAERPIKVMGVSSSVLTVHKSSITQVFKQDQNLSVKNPPDSSIFQVMKTKTHKKHGTPIFRWKTESGGQITNSDFSENSTSGGNSSEINHKKTNSSFFLKNVGPVLQKSNTNLSLNACESPISSARRGKKFASQNTLQVFQEQLQSEDVRSQICKLGNEITNSGLSLQQTKRSNKGVGLNIHESVFKDVVCIASSEENKASCHSKDYITKTTSHHSKANFEQMITGNKYLTCETLTSELTSSVKESNMEESVKKGCARRRQIKLQWH, from the exons ATGAATAAAACCAGGCACCAGTCTCTGTTCTTTGTCAGTCTCCCAGAGCTGCAAAAACTCTGTGCTGCTACAGTAACACTGAGTTCTCAGATACCAGAAGCTGAGACGAGGAGTACACAGATAAAAACTTGCAG acAGTTATTATTCCTGTATCAAGAGATCCTTTCTGCACCTATTATTGGAACACTGAATCAAATTTCAGTTGTAATGGCG atACCATTTTACAACTCAGGAATATGTCAAGCCTATGTAGAGAGACAAGGAGCTACT CTGGAAGGACCGCAAACAGTTACTCCAGCCATCCTTCAAACCTGTCTCTCCTATACGCTTACAGCCAGACTTGCACCCAAATGGAACAAGGCTGGCCATCTCTTCGTGCAAG GAAAAGACTTTCTGTCTCATTCAGGAAGGCAAAATGCTGTTG ttgtAGACCTCAATGTGTCAGAGAGACAGCTTTGCATCAGTGTGGAGGCTTGCTCTATTCGTTTGCCACCCCCTGAG ctgGAAGATTTCgatatttcagaaaacactgtAAAGCTGTTTGACAGCaatgaaaatacagttattCACCAACATTCCATATTAAGTAACTGGTGCTATGTTTTGCCAAG CATGAAAATGGGTCAGATCATAAACATCAGCCATATAATTCCTCCAGAATCTCCTTTCCGTTCATATAAAGAATTTCAGGTGCACTGGAAGAGTTTG tatggaTATATTCTTCCTGAGGATCTTGAAGAGACAAAAATATACCTGAGTGTTTACTTCAAACCAATAGGGGAAAGGTTCTTCAC GTATCCTTTAAGTTGCGTTCGTAGTCAGCCAGTGCAGTATTTCCCTAGAACAGATGCAGAAAGTGTAGTGAACTCTTTTGTTTCTGACATGAAGAGCAATCTTTCACAACTATGTGGATTCCCAGTGAAGATGACAAGTAAAGCACTTTATGGTACACAAGAACTCTCCAGGGCTCTG gaaataaaatctaAGCATATGAAATTGGATGGTGAAATGGTTTGTGTAGTATCTCTAACGCAGACTCCTCCAAGGAAACCGACTTTGCCTAAAATTCCTTCACCGTGCAGTACGGAAAACAGCCACTGGATGGAGTGTTTGCTCAAAGAGCCAGGAACACGCAGTTTTTCGAGTAGCAGCGAGGGCGCAGGAGAGGTTCGCAGTGAAGCAACAGAGAAATCAATGAATAATAAGCAAGGAGTACTGGAGTTACCAGTTGCGAAATCTTTAGGAATATCCGTAAACTCAGCCTTTGAACTCCCTCCTCCAAAAGTCAGCAAAATTATACcaattttcaaaggaaagctgATGCAAATGAACGGGAAGGCCACAAATCAAATGaataggaagaaaagggaaaatgctgAAAGGCCAATAAAAGTTATGGGTGTTTCATCTTCTGTGCTGACTGTGCACAAGTCCAGCATAACTCAGGTTTTCAAACAAGATCAAAATTTGTCAGTCAAAAATCCTCCTGACAGCAGCATATTTCAggtaatgaaaacaaaaacacacaaaaaacatgGTACACCCATATTTCGATGGAAAACAGAGTCTGGTGGACAAATTactaattctgatttttctgaaaactcaaCTTCAGGTGGGAATTCAAGTGAAATCAACCACAAAAAGacaaattcttctttctttcttaagaATGTTGGGCCAGTGCTTCAGAAATCCAACACCAATCTGAGTCTGAATGCATGTGAATCTCCTATTTCCAGTgcaagaagggggaaaaagtttGCAAGTCAAAATACCCTGCAAGTTTTTCAGGAACAACTCCAGTCAGAGGACGTGCGCTCGCAGATTTGTAAATTAGGCAATGAAATTACAAATTCCGGTTTATCACTGCAACAAACAAAGAGATCAAATAAAGGAGTGGGGTTAAATATTCATGAATCTGTCTTCAAAGATGTAGTTTGCATTGCCAgtagtgaagaaaataaagcatcaTGCCATTCTAAGGACTATATCACTAAGACAACCAGTCATCATTCCAAAGCTAATTTTGAACAG ATGATTACGGGGAACAAGTATCTGACATGTGAAACACTGACCTCAGAACTGACTTCATCAGTCAAGGAGAGCAATATGGAAGAATCTGTAAAGAAAGGTTGTGCCAGAAGAAGACAG ATTAAACTACAATGGCACTAA
- the C1H18orf63 gene encoding uncharacterized protein C18orf63 homolog isoform X5, protein MNKTRHQSLFFVSLPELQKLCAATVTLSSQIPEAETRSTQIKTCRQLLFLYQEILSAPIIGTLNQISVVMAIPFYNSGICQAYVERQGATLEGPQTVTPAILQTCLSYTLTARLAPKWNKAGHLFVQGKDFLSHSGRQNAVVVDLNVSERQLCISVEACSIRLPPPELEDFDISENTVKLFDSNENTVIHQHSILSNWCYVLPSMKMGQIINISHIIPPESPFRSYKEFQVHWKSLYGYILPEDLEETKIYLSVYFKPIGERFFTYPLSCVRSQPVQYFPRTDAESVVNSFVSDMKSNLSQLCGFPVKMTSKALYGTQELSRALEIKSKHMKLDGEMVCVVSLTQTPPRKPTLPKIPSPCSTENSHWMECLLKEPGTRSFSSSSEGAGEVRSEATEKSMNNKQGVLELPVAKSLGISVNSAFELPPPKVSKIIPIFKGKLMQMNGKATNQMNRKKRENAERPIKVMGVSSSVLTVHKSSITQVFKQDQNLSVKNPPDSSIFQVMKTKTHKKHGTPIFRWKTESGGQITNSDFSENSTSGGNSSEINHKKTNSSFFLKNVGPVLQKSNTNLSLNACESPISSARRGKKFASQNTLQVFQEQLQSEDVRSQICKLGNEITNSGLSLQQTKRSNKGVGLNIHESVFKDVVCIASSEENKASCHSKDYITKTTSHHSKANFEQMITGNKYLTCETLTSELTSSVKESNMEESVKKGCARRRQKEEGYSKLRTVKRSKRST, encoded by the exons ATGAATAAAACCAGGCACCAGTCTCTGTTCTTTGTCAGTCTCCCAGAGCTGCAAAAACTCTGTGCTGCTACAGTAACACTGAGTTCTCAGATACCAGAAGCTGAGACGAGGAGTACACAGATAAAAACTTGCAG acAGTTATTATTCCTGTATCAAGAGATCCTTTCTGCACCTATTATTGGAACACTGAATCAAATTTCAGTTGTAATGGCG atACCATTTTACAACTCAGGAATATGTCAAGCCTATGTAGAGAGACAAGGAGCTACT CTGGAAGGACCGCAAACAGTTACTCCAGCCATCCTTCAAACCTGTCTCTCCTATACGCTTACAGCCAGACTTGCACCCAAATGGAACAAGGCTGGCCATCTCTTCGTGCAAG GAAAAGACTTTCTGTCTCATTCAGGAAGGCAAAATGCTGTTG ttgtAGACCTCAATGTGTCAGAGAGACAGCTTTGCATCAGTGTGGAGGCTTGCTCTATTCGTTTGCCACCCCCTGAG ctgGAAGATTTCgatatttcagaaaacactgtAAAGCTGTTTGACAGCaatgaaaatacagttattCACCAACATTCCATATTAAGTAACTGGTGCTATGTTTTGCCAAG CATGAAAATGGGTCAGATCATAAACATCAGCCATATAATTCCTCCAGAATCTCCTTTCCGTTCATATAAAGAATTTCAGGTGCACTGGAAGAGTTTG tatggaTATATTCTTCCTGAGGATCTTGAAGAGACAAAAATATACCTGAGTGTTTACTTCAAACCAATAGGGGAAAGGTTCTTCAC GTATCCTTTAAGTTGCGTTCGTAGTCAGCCAGTGCAGTATTTCCCTAGAACAGATGCAGAAAGTGTAGTGAACTCTTTTGTTTCTGACATGAAGAGCAATCTTTCACAACTATGTGGATTCCCAGTGAAGATGACAAGTAAAGCACTTTATGGTACACAAGAACTCTCCAGGGCTCTG gaaataaaatctaAGCATATGAAATTGGATGGTGAAATGGTTTGTGTAGTATCTCTAACGCAGACTCCTCCAAGGAAACCGACTTTGCCTAAAATTCCTTCACCGTGCAGTACGGAAAACAGCCACTGGATGGAGTGTTTGCTCAAAGAGCCAGGAACACGCAGTTTTTCGAGTAGCAGCGAGGGCGCAGGAGAGGTTCGCAGTGAAGCAACAGAGAAATCAATGAATAATAAGCAAGGAGTACTGGAGTTACCAGTTGCGAAATCTTTAGGAATATCCGTAAACTCAGCCTTTGAACTCCCTCCTCCAAAAGTCAGCAAAATTATACcaattttcaaaggaaagctgATGCAAATGAACGGGAAGGCCACAAATCAAATGaataggaagaaaagggaaaatgctgAAAGGCCAATAAAAGTTATGGGTGTTTCATCTTCTGTGCTGACTGTGCACAAGTCCAGCATAACTCAGGTTTTCAAACAAGATCAAAATTTGTCAGTCAAAAATCCTCCTGACAGCAGCATATTTCAggtaatgaaaacaaaaacacacaaaaaacatgGTACACCCATATTTCGATGGAAAACAGAGTCTGGTGGACAAATTactaattctgatttttctgaaaactcaaCTTCAGGTGGGAATTCAAGTGAAATCAACCACAAAAAGacaaattcttctttctttcttaagaATGTTGGGCCAGTGCTTCAGAAATCCAACACCAATCTGAGTCTGAATGCATGTGAATCTCCTATTTCCAGTgcaagaagggggaaaaagtttGCAAGTCAAAATACCCTGCAAGTTTTTCAGGAACAACTCCAGTCAGAGGACGTGCGCTCGCAGATTTGTAAATTAGGCAATGAAATTACAAATTCCGGTTTATCACTGCAACAAACAAAGAGATCAAATAAAGGAGTGGGGTTAAATATTCATGAATCTGTCTTCAAAGATGTAGTTTGCATTGCCAgtagtgaagaaaataaagcatcaTGCCATTCTAAGGACTATATCACTAAGACAACCAGTCATCATTCCAAAGCTAATTTTGAACAG ATGATTACGGGGAACAAGTATCTGACATGTGAAACACTGACCTCAGAACTGACTTCATCAGTCAAGGAGAGCAATATGGAAGAATCTGTAAAGAAAGGTTGTGCCAGAAGAAGACAG AAAGAAGAAGGTTATTCAAAGTTAAGAACAGTCAAAAGAAGTAAGCGTTCTACTTAA
- the C1H18orf63 gene encoding uncharacterized protein C18orf63 homolog isoform X3: protein MNKTRHQSLFFVSLPELQKLCAATVTLSSQIPEAETRSTQIKTCRQLLFLYQEILSAPIIGTLNQISVVMAIPFYNSGICQAYVERQGATLEGPQTVTPAILQTCLSYTLTARLAPKWNKAGHLFVQGKDFLSHSGRQNAVVVDLNVSERQLCISVEACSIRLPPPELEDFDISENTVKLFDSNENTVIHQHSILSNWCYVLPSMKMGQIINISHIIPPESPFRSYKEFQVHWKSLEIKSKHMKLDGEMVCVVSLTQTPPRKPTLPKIPSPCSTENSHWMECLLKEPGTRSFSSSSEGAGEVRSEATEKSMNNKQGVLELPVAKSLGISVNSAFELPPPKVSKIIPIFKGKLMQMNGKATNQMNRKKRENAERPIKVMGVSSSVLTVHKSSITQVFKQDQNLSVKNPPDSSIFQVMKTKTHKKHGTPIFRWKTESGGQITNSDFSENSTSGGNSSEINHKKTNSSFFLKNVGPVLQKSNTNLSLNACESPISSARRGKKFASQNTLQVFQEQLQSEDVRSQICKLGNEITNSGLSLQQTKRSNKGVGLNIHESVFKDVVCIASSEENKASCHSKDYITKTTSHHSKANFEQMITGNKYLTCETLTSELTSSVKESNMEESVKKGCARRRQCSSGKGGTATPGAYCRNTVIPWSSSYSREERSWCGKRQPSCSELAPSSCSWERPFHRATTESLVTGPALQCYSSRVSLTKRRKAATKNNCGHKNSNPRGMSTEGKLPPQYKGQCSFPIPAVLPDQLQVLCLSGLPKL from the exons ATGAATAAAACCAGGCACCAGTCTCTGTTCTTTGTCAGTCTCCCAGAGCTGCAAAAACTCTGTGCTGCTACAGTAACACTGAGTTCTCAGATACCAGAAGCTGAGACGAGGAGTACACAGATAAAAACTTGCAG acAGTTATTATTCCTGTATCAAGAGATCCTTTCTGCACCTATTATTGGAACACTGAATCAAATTTCAGTTGTAATGGCG atACCATTTTACAACTCAGGAATATGTCAAGCCTATGTAGAGAGACAAGGAGCTACT CTGGAAGGACCGCAAACAGTTACTCCAGCCATCCTTCAAACCTGTCTCTCCTATACGCTTACAGCCAGACTTGCACCCAAATGGAACAAGGCTGGCCATCTCTTCGTGCAAG GAAAAGACTTTCTGTCTCATTCAGGAAGGCAAAATGCTGTTG ttgtAGACCTCAATGTGTCAGAGAGACAGCTTTGCATCAGTGTGGAGGCTTGCTCTATTCGTTTGCCACCCCCTGAG ctgGAAGATTTCgatatttcagaaaacactgtAAAGCTGTTTGACAGCaatgaaaatacagttattCACCAACATTCCATATTAAGTAACTGGTGCTATGTTTTGCCAAG CATGAAAATGGGTCAGATCATAAACATCAGCCATATAATTCCTCCAGAATCTCCTTTCCGTTCATATAAAGAATTTCAGGTGCACTGGAAGAGTTTG gaaataaaatctaAGCATATGAAATTGGATGGTGAAATGGTTTGTGTAGTATCTCTAACGCAGACTCCTCCAAGGAAACCGACTTTGCCTAAAATTCCTTCACCGTGCAGTACGGAAAACAGCCACTGGATGGAGTGTTTGCTCAAAGAGCCAGGAACACGCAGTTTTTCGAGTAGCAGCGAGGGCGCAGGAGAGGTTCGCAGTGAAGCAACAGAGAAATCAATGAATAATAAGCAAGGAGTACTGGAGTTACCAGTTGCGAAATCTTTAGGAATATCCGTAAACTCAGCCTTTGAACTCCCTCCTCCAAAAGTCAGCAAAATTATACcaattttcaaaggaaagctgATGCAAATGAACGGGAAGGCCACAAATCAAATGaataggaagaaaagggaaaatgctgAAAGGCCAATAAAAGTTATGGGTGTTTCATCTTCTGTGCTGACTGTGCACAAGTCCAGCATAACTCAGGTTTTCAAACAAGATCAAAATTTGTCAGTCAAAAATCCTCCTGACAGCAGCATATTTCAggtaatgaaaacaaaaacacacaaaaaacatgGTACACCCATATTTCGATGGAAAACAGAGTCTGGTGGACAAATTactaattctgatttttctgaaaactcaaCTTCAGGTGGGAATTCAAGTGAAATCAACCACAAAAAGacaaattcttctttctttcttaagaATGTTGGGCCAGTGCTTCAGAAATCCAACACCAATCTGAGTCTGAATGCATGTGAATCTCCTATTTCCAGTgcaagaagggggaaaaagtttGCAAGTCAAAATACCCTGCAAGTTTTTCAGGAACAACTCCAGTCAGAGGACGTGCGCTCGCAGATTTGTAAATTAGGCAATGAAATTACAAATTCCGGTTTATCACTGCAACAAACAAAGAGATCAAATAAAGGAGTGGGGTTAAATATTCATGAATCTGTCTTCAAAGATGTAGTTTGCATTGCCAgtagtgaagaaaataaagcatcaTGCCATTCTAAGGACTATATCACTAAGACAACCAGTCATCATTCCAAAGCTAATTTTGAACAG ATGATTACGGGGAACAAGTATCTGACATGTGAAACACTGACCTCAGAACTGACTTCATCAGTCAAGGAGAGCAATATGGAAGAATCTGTAAAGAAAGGTTGTGCCAGAAGAAGACAG TGCAGTTCAGGAAAGGGCGGTACAGCAACCCCAGGGGCCTACTGCAGGAACACAGTCATACCCTGGAGCTCAAGCtacagcagggaagagaggagttGGTGTGGGAAGCgccagcccagctgctctgagctggccccatccagctgcagctgggaaaggcCCTTCCACAGGGCCACAACTGAGTCACTAGTTACAGGCCCAGCACTACAGTGCTACAGCAGTAGAGTCAGTCtcacaaagagaagaaaagcagcaactAAAAATAACTGTGGTCATAAGAATAGCAACCCCAGGGGTATGAGTACTGAAGGGAAACTTCCACCACAATACAAAGGACAGTGCTCCTTCCCcattccagcagtgctgccagaCCAGCTACAAGTTCTCTGCTTATCTGGTCTGCCCAAGTTGTAG
- the C1H18orf63 gene encoding uncharacterized protein C18orf63 homolog isoform X4, which yields MNKTRHQSLFFVSLPELQKLCAATVTLSSQIPEAETRSTQIKTCRQLLFLYQEILSAPIIGTLNQISVVMAIPFYNSGICQAYVERQGATLEGPQTVTPAILQTCLSYTLTARLAPKWNKAGHLFVQGKDFLSHSGRQNAVVVDLNVSERQLCISVEACSIRLPPPELEDFDISENTVKLFDSNENTVIHQHSILSNWCYVLPSMKMGQIINISHIIPPESPFRSYKEFQVHWKSLYGYILPEDLEETKIYLSVYFKPIGERFFTYPLSCVRSQPVQYFPRTDAESVVNSFVSDMKSNLSQLCGFPVKMTSKALYGTQELSRALEIKSKHMKLDGEMVCVVSLTQTPPRKPTLPKIPSPCSTENSHWMECLLKEPGTRSFSSSSEGAGEVRSEATEKSMNNKQGVLELPVAKSLGISVNSAFELPPPKVSKIIPIFKGKLMQMNGKATNQMNRKKRENAERPIKVMGVSSSVLTVHKSSITQVFKQDQNLSVKNPPDSSIFQVMKTKTHKKHGTPIFRWKTESGGQITNSDFSENSTSGGNSSEINHKKTNSSFFLKNVGPVLQKSNTNLSLNACESPISSARRGKKFASQNTLQVFQEQLQSEDVRSQICKLGNEITNSGLSLQQTKRSNKGVGLNIHESVFKDVVCIASSEENKASCHSKDYITKTTSHHSKANFEQMITGNKYLTCETLTSELTSSVKESNMEESVKKGCARRRQVSKRTYLRIFELCVFSSVCRWYLFLHEKLSVKYS from the exons ATGAATAAAACCAGGCACCAGTCTCTGTTCTTTGTCAGTCTCCCAGAGCTGCAAAAACTCTGTGCTGCTACAGTAACACTGAGTTCTCAGATACCAGAAGCTGAGACGAGGAGTACACAGATAAAAACTTGCAG acAGTTATTATTCCTGTATCAAGAGATCCTTTCTGCACCTATTATTGGAACACTGAATCAAATTTCAGTTGTAATGGCG atACCATTTTACAACTCAGGAATATGTCAAGCCTATGTAGAGAGACAAGGAGCTACT CTGGAAGGACCGCAAACAGTTACTCCAGCCATCCTTCAAACCTGTCTCTCCTATACGCTTACAGCCAGACTTGCACCCAAATGGAACAAGGCTGGCCATCTCTTCGTGCAAG GAAAAGACTTTCTGTCTCATTCAGGAAGGCAAAATGCTGTTG ttgtAGACCTCAATGTGTCAGAGAGACAGCTTTGCATCAGTGTGGAGGCTTGCTCTATTCGTTTGCCACCCCCTGAG ctgGAAGATTTCgatatttcagaaaacactgtAAAGCTGTTTGACAGCaatgaaaatacagttattCACCAACATTCCATATTAAGTAACTGGTGCTATGTTTTGCCAAG CATGAAAATGGGTCAGATCATAAACATCAGCCATATAATTCCTCCAGAATCTCCTTTCCGTTCATATAAAGAATTTCAGGTGCACTGGAAGAGTTTG tatggaTATATTCTTCCTGAGGATCTTGAAGAGACAAAAATATACCTGAGTGTTTACTTCAAACCAATAGGGGAAAGGTTCTTCAC GTATCCTTTAAGTTGCGTTCGTAGTCAGCCAGTGCAGTATTTCCCTAGAACAGATGCAGAAAGTGTAGTGAACTCTTTTGTTTCTGACATGAAGAGCAATCTTTCACAACTATGTGGATTCCCAGTGAAGATGACAAGTAAAGCACTTTATGGTACACAAGAACTCTCCAGGGCTCTG gaaataaaatctaAGCATATGAAATTGGATGGTGAAATGGTTTGTGTAGTATCTCTAACGCAGACTCCTCCAAGGAAACCGACTTTGCCTAAAATTCCTTCACCGTGCAGTACGGAAAACAGCCACTGGATGGAGTGTTTGCTCAAAGAGCCAGGAACACGCAGTTTTTCGAGTAGCAGCGAGGGCGCAGGAGAGGTTCGCAGTGAAGCAACAGAGAAATCAATGAATAATAAGCAAGGAGTACTGGAGTTACCAGTTGCGAAATCTTTAGGAATATCCGTAAACTCAGCCTTTGAACTCCCTCCTCCAAAAGTCAGCAAAATTATACcaattttcaaaggaaagctgATGCAAATGAACGGGAAGGCCACAAATCAAATGaataggaagaaaagggaaaatgctgAAAGGCCAATAAAAGTTATGGGTGTTTCATCTTCTGTGCTGACTGTGCACAAGTCCAGCATAACTCAGGTTTTCAAACAAGATCAAAATTTGTCAGTCAAAAATCCTCCTGACAGCAGCATATTTCAggtaatgaaaacaaaaacacacaaaaaacatgGTACACCCATATTTCGATGGAAAACAGAGTCTGGTGGACAAATTactaattctgatttttctgaaaactcaaCTTCAGGTGGGAATTCAAGTGAAATCAACCACAAAAAGacaaattcttctttctttcttaagaATGTTGGGCCAGTGCTTCAGAAATCCAACACCAATCTGAGTCTGAATGCATGTGAATCTCCTATTTCCAGTgcaagaagggggaaaaagtttGCAAGTCAAAATACCCTGCAAGTTTTTCAGGAACAACTCCAGTCAGAGGACGTGCGCTCGCAGATTTGTAAATTAGGCAATGAAATTACAAATTCCGGTTTATCACTGCAACAAACAAAGAGATCAAATAAAGGAGTGGGGTTAAATATTCATGAATCTGTCTTCAAAGATGTAGTTTGCATTGCCAgtagtgaagaaaataaagcatcaTGCCATTCTAAGGACTATATCACTAAGACAACCAGTCATCATTCCAAAGCTAATTTTGAACAG ATGATTACGGGGAACAAGTATCTGACATGTGAAACACTGACCTCAGAACTGACTTCATCAGTCAAGGAGAGCAATATGGAAGAATCTGTAAAGAAAGGTTGTGCCAGAAGAAGACAG GTTTCCAAGAGGACATACTTGAGGATCTTCGAGCTTTGTGTATTTAGCTCTGTTTGTCGTTGGTACCTGTTTCTTCATGAAAAACTGAGTGTTAAATACAGTTAA